A region of candidate division KSB1 bacterium DNA encodes the following proteins:
- a CDS encoding DUF3667 domain-containing protein, whose product MSVNFSSTIFLGDYFTFDSRFFRSFIPLLRKPGHLTNEYNSGRRVSYIL is encoded by the coding sequence ATATCGGTAAACTTTTCTTCCACGATATTTCTCGGCGACTACTTCACTTTTGATTCCAGATTTTTTCGCAGTTTCATTCCGCTGCTCAGAAAGCCCGGTCACTTAACCAATGAATATAATTCAGGCCGCCGGGTAAGTTACATTCTGC